One part of the Corynebacterium sp. CNCTC7651 genome encodes these proteins:
- a CDS encoding MBL fold metallo-hydrolase yields MSEITLHHISVSEMDNNCYLLACEGQGLLIDAADDAPAILKMAEEAGVTITDVLTTHRHFDHVRALGDILDATNATHWASFLDAPAIPGHVEQELRDGDILDFAGHSLEVAILRGHTPGGVCLAATIEDTLNLFVGDSLFPGGVGKTASEGEFVRLFTDVKTKIFDTCEDETIIWPGHGAPTTVGKERPNLDEWWERRW; encoded by the coding sequence ATGTCCGAGATCACGCTGCACCACATCTCCGTCTCCGAGATGGACAACAACTGCTACCTGCTGGCTTGCGAGGGGCAGGGCTTGCTTATCGACGCCGCCGATGACGCCCCAGCCATTCTCAAGATGGCCGAAGAAGCTGGCGTCACCATCACCGATGTGCTGACAACGCACCGGCACTTCGACCACGTTCGGGCGCTAGGAGACATCCTGGATGCCACGAACGCCACGCACTGGGCATCGTTCCTCGATGCCCCTGCAATCCCGGGACACGTGGAGCAAGAGCTGCGCGACGGCGATATCCTCGACTTCGCCGGCCACAGCCTGGAGGTGGCCATCTTGCGCGGCCACACCCCGGGCGGCGTGTGCCTGGCAGCGACGATCGAGGACACCCTGAATCTCTTTGTGGGCGATTCCCTTTTCCCCGGCGGTGTTGGCAAGACCGCGTCCGAAGGCGAATTCGTGCGATTGTTCACCGATGTGAAGACGAAGATTTTCGACACCTGCGAGGACGAGACCATTATTTGGCCTGGTCACGGGGCTCCTACGACCGTCGGCAAGGAGCGCCCCAACCTGGACGAGTGGTGGGAGCGGCGCTGGTAG
- the uvrA gene encoding excinuclease ABC subunit UvrA yields the protein MAEWLTVRGARQHNLKGIDIELPRDKMAVFTGLSGSGKSSLAFDTIFAEGQRRYVESLSSYARMFLGQMDKPDVDYIDGLSPAVSIDQKSTNRNPRSTVGTITEIYDYLRLLYARAGTPHCPVCDAVIDRQTPQQIVDQILSMEERTKFQVLAPVVRKRKGEFQDLFKDLAAQGYSRVNVDGETYQLTEPPALEKQVKHNIDVVVDRLTVKASQKQRLTDSVETALKLADGLVGFDFVDLEADDPERVQIFSEKMACPNGHKLDVEEYEPRAFSFNSPFGACPACDGLGVRKEIDIDLVIPDPDAPAVDAFQIWNSSPNKGYFTKLIEALAKEEGFDAHAPFSSLTKTQQKHLVHGSSTTVSVRYKNRYGRQRSFSAAYEGVIGYLERKMEQAETDTQKERLLAYTREIPCPTCDGTRLKPEILAVRLDSTTHGEKSIAGLTELSIEDASEYLDNLVLGYREEMIAGAVLREIQARLHFLIDVGLNYLTLARSAGTLSGGEAQRIRLATQIGSGLAGVLYVLDEPSIGLHQRDNQRLIGTLKKLRDLGNTLVVVEHDEDTIREADWLIDIGPKAGEYGGQVVYQGEPKGILKAKDSLTGDYLSGRKAIEVPESRRPIDPERKLRVVGARENNLDNVDVDIPLGVLVAVTGVSGSGKSTLVNQILARTLQNQLNGARQVPGRVKRVEGLEHLDKLVQVDQSPIGRTPRSNPATYTGVFDKIRNLFAETQEAKVRGYKAGRFSFNVKGGRCEACRGDGTIKIEMNFLPDVYVPCEVCGGARYNRETLEVRYKGKNIAEVLDMPISQAAEFFEPITSIHRYLQTLVDVGLGYVRLGQSATTLSGGEAQRVKLASELQKRSNGRTIYILDEPTTGLHFEDIRKLMLVLNGLVEKGNTVLVIEHNLDVIKSADWIIDMGPEGGSGGGTVVAQGTPEDVAKVEGSFTGQFLSEVLQR from the coding sequence GTGGCAGAGTGGCTAACGGTGCGCGGCGCGCGCCAACACAACCTGAAGGGCATTGACATCGAGCTGCCCCGCGACAAGATGGCTGTGTTCACCGGCCTTTCCGGCTCGGGCAAGTCCTCTCTCGCCTTCGACACCATCTTTGCTGAGGGGCAGCGACGCTACGTGGAGTCCCTTTCCTCCTACGCCCGCATGTTCCTGGGGCAGATGGACAAGCCGGACGTGGATTACATCGACGGGTTGAGCCCGGCGGTGTCCATCGACCAAAAGTCCACCAACCGCAACCCGCGTTCCACCGTGGGCACGATCACCGAGATCTACGACTATCTGCGTCTGCTGTACGCGCGTGCCGGCACCCCGCACTGCCCGGTGTGCGACGCGGTGATTGATAGGCAAACGCCGCAGCAGATTGTGGACCAGATTCTGTCCATGGAGGAGCGCACCAAATTCCAGGTGCTTGCCCCGGTGGTGCGCAAACGCAAGGGCGAGTTCCAGGACCTGTTTAAGGATCTCGCCGCGCAGGGTTACTCCCGCGTGAACGTGGACGGGGAGACCTACCAGCTCACGGAACCGCCGGCACTGGAAAAGCAGGTCAAGCACAACATCGACGTGGTGGTGGACCGCCTGACGGTGAAGGCGAGCCAGAAGCAGCGCTTGACGGATTCGGTGGAGACCGCGCTCAAGCTCGCGGACGGCCTTGTGGGCTTCGACTTCGTGGACCTGGAGGCGGACGATCCTGAGCGGGTGCAGATCTTCTCTGAGAAGATGGCCTGCCCGAACGGCCACAAGCTGGACGTGGAGGAGTATGAGCCGCGTGCGTTCTCCTTCAACTCTCCGTTCGGTGCGTGCCCGGCGTGCGACGGCCTTGGCGTGCGCAAAGAGATTGACATCGACCTGGTGATTCCGGATCCGGACGCCCCGGCGGTGGACGCGTTCCAGATCTGGAACTCCAGCCCTAACAAGGGCTACTTCACCAAGTTGATCGAAGCGCTGGCGAAAGAGGAGGGCTTTGACGCGCACGCGCCGTTTAGCTCGCTGACCAAGACGCAGCAGAAGCACCTTGTCCACGGCTCCAGCACCACCGTGAGCGTTCGCTACAAGAACCGCTACGGCCGCCAACGTTCCTTCAGCGCTGCGTATGAGGGCGTGATTGGCTACCTCGAGCGCAAGATGGAGCAGGCGGAGACGGACACGCAAAAGGAGCGCCTGCTGGCGTACACCCGGGAGATCCCGTGCCCGACCTGTGACGGCACCCGCCTGAAGCCGGAGATACTGGCCGTGCGGCTGGATTCCACCACGCACGGTGAGAAGTCCATCGCAGGGCTGACGGAGCTGTCCATCGAGGACGCTAGCGAGTACCTGGACAACCTGGTGTTGGGCTACCGGGAGGAAATGATTGCTGGTGCCGTACTGCGGGAGATTCAGGCGCGCCTGCACTTTCTTATCGACGTCGGTTTGAACTACCTCACCCTCGCCCGCTCCGCGGGAACGCTCTCCGGCGGCGAGGCGCAGCGCATTCGTTTGGCCACGCAGATTGGGTCCGGCCTGGCGGGTGTCCTGTACGTGTTGGATGAGCCGTCCATCGGCCTGCACCAGCGCGACAATCAGCGTTTGATTGGCACCCTGAAGAAGCTGCGCGACCTGGGCAACACCCTGGTTGTGGTGGAGCACGATGAGGACACGATCCGCGAGGCAGACTGGCTCATCGACATCGGACCCAAGGCCGGCGAGTACGGCGGCCAAGTGGTGTACCAGGGCGAGCCGAAGGGCATTCTCAAGGCCAAGGATTCGCTGACCGGCGACTACCTCTCCGGCCGCAAAGCCATTGAGGTGCCCGAGTCGCGTCGGCCGATCGACCCGGAGCGGAAGCTGCGCGTAGTTGGTGCGCGCGAGAACAACTTGGACAACGTCGATGTGGATATCCCGCTGGGTGTGCTTGTGGCCGTGACCGGCGTGTCCGGCTCCGGCAAGTCCACCCTGGTGAACCAGATCCTCGCACGCACACTGCAAAACCAGCTCAACGGCGCGCGGCAGGTCCCGGGTCGCGTGAAGCGCGTGGAGGGTCTGGAGCATCTGGACAAGCTTGTGCAGGTGGACCAGAGCCCGATCGGGCGCACACCGCGTTCCAACCCTGCGACGTATACCGGTGTCTTTGACAAGATCCGCAATCTCTTCGCCGAGACGCAGGAGGCGAAGGTGCGCGGCTACAAGGCCGGCCGCTTCTCCTTCAACGTCAAGGGCGGACGTTGCGAAGCCTGCCGCGGCGACGGCACGATCAAGATCGAGATGAACTTCCTCCCGGACGTGTACGTCCCGTGCGAGGTGTGCGGCGGCGCGCGCTACAACCGCGAAACGCTGGAGGTCCGGTACAAGGGCAAGAACATCGCCGAGGTGCTGGACATGCCCATCTCTCAGGCGGCCGAGTTCTTCGAACCGATCACCTCGATCCACCGCTACTTGCAAACGCTTGTCGACGTCGGCTTGGGCTACGTCCGTCTGGGCCAATCCGCCACCACGCTGTCCGGTGGCGAGGCGCAGCGCGTGAAGCTCGCGTCCGAGCTGCAGAAGCGTTCCAACGGCCGCACGATCTACATCCTGGACGAGCCGACCACTGGCCTGCACTTCGAGGACATCCGCAAACTCATGTTGGTGCTCAACGGCCTAGTAGAGAAGGGCAACACCGTCCTTGTCATCGAGCACAACTTGGATGTGATCAAGTCCGCGGACTGGATCATCGACATGGGTCCGGAGGGCGGTTCCGGCGGCGGTACCGTCGTTGCGCAAGGCACTCCGGAGGATGTTGCCAAGGTGGAAGGTTCCTTCACCGGGCAGTTCCTGTCGGAGGTGCTGCAGCGCTAG
- the infC gene encoding translation initiation factor IF-3: MSAEARINERIRVPEVRLVGPSGEQVGIVRTDDARKLAYEADLDLVEVAPNAKPPVCKIMDYGKFKYEQDQKAREARKNQQQTVVKEQKFRPKIDEHDYQTKKANVERFLEKGNKVKVTIMFRGREQSRPELGYRLLERLADDIGELGVVESRPKQDGRNMTMVFGPARKGKK; encoded by the coding sequence ATCAGCGCTGAAGCTCGGATCAACGAACGCATCCGTGTTCCGGAAGTTCGTCTCGTCGGCCCGTCCGGCGAGCAGGTGGGCATTGTCCGTACGGATGATGCTCGCAAACTGGCATACGAAGCCGATCTCGACTTGGTCGAGGTTGCGCCGAACGCCAAGCCGCCCGTGTGCAAGATCATGGATTACGGCAAATTCAAGTACGAGCAGGACCAGAAGGCCCGCGAGGCCCGCAAGAACCAGCAGCAGACCGTGGTCAAGGAACAGAAGTTCCGCCCGAAGATCGATGAGCACGACTACCAGACGAAGAAGGCCAATGTTGAGCGCTTCCTAGAGAAGGGCAACAAGGTCAAAGTCACCATCATGTTCCGCGGCCGCGAGCAGTCGCGTCCGGAGCTCGGCTACCGCCTCCTGGAGCGTCTCGCAGACGACATCGGGGAACTCGGCGTGGTGGAGTCCCGTCCGAAGCAGGACGGCCGCAACATGACCATGGTGTTCGGACCGGCTCGCAAGGGCAAGAAGTAA
- the rpmI gene encoding 50S ribosomal protein L35, translated as MKQKTHKGTAKRIKVNGAGKLRREQAGKRHLNEKLSSKRRRKLSGTTDVAPADVKRAKRLLGMS; from the coding sequence ATGAAGCAGAAGACCCACAAGGGCACCGCGAAGCGCATCAAGGTCAACGGTGCAGGCAAGCTGCGCCGCGAGCAGGCCGGTAAGCGCCACCTCAACGAGAAGCTCTCGTCCAAGCGTCGCCGCAAGCTCTCCGGCACCACCGATGTCGCTCCGGCTGACGTCAAGCGCGCGAAGCGCCTCCTCGGCATGTCCTAA
- the rplT gene encoding 50S ribosomal protein L20 — protein sequence MARVKRSVNAKKKRRAILKSAKGYRGQRSRLYRKAKEQWLHSQTYAYRDRRKRKSEFRKLWIQRINAAARMNDITYNRLIHGLKLAEVEVDRKILADLAVNDFAAFSALCEVAKNALPEDVNAPKVAA from the coding sequence ATGGCACGTGTCAAGCGTTCAGTCAACGCCAAGAAGAAGCGTCGCGCGATTCTGAAGTCCGCGAAGGGCTACCGCGGCCAGCGCTCCCGCCTGTACCGCAAGGCCAAGGAGCAGTGGCTGCACTCCCAGACCTACGCTTACCGCGACCGCCGCAAGCGCAAGAGCGAGTTCCGTAAGCTGTGGATCCAGCGCATCAACGCCGCTGCCCGCATGAACGACATCACCTACAACCGCCTCATCCACGGCCTGAAGCTGGCCGAGGTCGAGGTTGACCGCAAGATCCTCGCCGATCTGGCCGTGAACGACTTCGCTGCGTTCTCCGCGCTGTGCGAGGTTGCCAAGAACGCCCTCCCGGAGGACGTCAACGCACCGAAGGTTGCCGCCTAA
- a CDS encoding type II toxin-antitoxin system VapC family toxin, producing the protein MIIWDTNVVSEFLKSDPDPRVRVSIERSMRDTPGLAALCTMTLGEIWQGIAYLKPGRRRTALEQSFTTWLELMPPEHVLPFGAEEARIFGDVRAHRKAIGRPISYPDAIIAATCIAHDATLFTRNTSDFDELNLRLVNPWED; encoded by the coding sequence GTGATCATTTGGGACACAAACGTAGTCTCCGAGTTTCTCAAGTCGGATCCGGACCCTAGGGTCCGCGTTTCGATTGAGAGGTCCATGAGAGACACCCCCGGGCTGGCCGCACTGTGCACAATGACGCTCGGTGAGATATGGCAGGGAATCGCGTATCTCAAACCTGGTCGAAGACGCACCGCTCTCGAACAGAGCTTTACCACCTGGTTGGAGCTCATGCCGCCAGAACACGTTCTCCCCTTTGGCGCCGAGGAAGCCCGGATCTTTGGCGACGTGCGTGCCCATCGAAAGGCAATTGGGCGACCCATAAGCTACCCAGATGCCATCATCGCAGCAACATGCATTGCTCATGATGCAACACTGTTCACGCGCAATACCAGCGATTTCGACGAACTCAATCTCCGCCTGGTCAACCCTTGGGAAGACTAA
- a CDS encoding toxin-antitoxin system — MASLIVRNLDERVKEALAERARLQGRSMEAEVRDILHRAVAPTNPLEELHQLVSRADASVDLELPDRVIDERKVDFS; from the coding sequence ATGGCTTCACTCATTGTGCGTAACTTGGATGAACGGGTAAAAGAAGCTCTGGCGGAGCGCGCCCGACTACAGGGGCGATCCATGGAAGCCGAGGTGCGGGACATCCTGCACCGCGCCGTGGCGCCTACCAATCCCCTCGAAGAACTGCATCAGCTGGTCTCCCGAGCTGATGCCAGCGTTGATTTGGAGCTTCCCGATCGAGTCATTGATGAGCGGAAAGTTGACTTCTCGTGA
- a CDS encoding RNA methyltransferase, which yields MPLDFNEPFTERTPRVVNAAKLKRAAGRKKAKAFLAEGENAVEAAVATGAATDLFVTEEAAERFEEIVRAAGYMNVYTHAITEKAADHLADAVTSTGIFAVCRPVLWTVPAILKGNPKLVAVCVETNDPGNAGTIIRIADAVGADAVIFAGDTVDPESPKVVRSTAGSLFHIPVARDRDIRRVIGQLQGAGLSTFATTMHGELNLAQPGDALAQPTAWLFGNEAHGLGEELLDSADHRVSIPIRGSAESLNLATAASICLWESSKALGEHEA from the coding sequence ATGCCCCTCGATTTCAACGAACCGTTTACCGAGCGCACGCCCCGCGTAGTCAATGCTGCGAAACTGAAACGTGCGGCCGGTCGCAAGAAGGCGAAGGCGTTCCTCGCGGAGGGGGAGAACGCTGTTGAGGCCGCGGTAGCCACGGGTGCCGCCACCGACCTCTTTGTCACGGAGGAAGCCGCCGAGCGCTTCGAGGAGATCGTCCGCGCGGCCGGCTACATGAACGTATACACGCACGCGATCACAGAAAAGGCTGCAGACCACCTCGCGGACGCGGTGACCAGCACCGGCATTTTCGCCGTCTGCCGCCCCGTCCTCTGGACCGTCCCCGCGATTCTGAAGGGCAACCCGAAGCTGGTCGCGGTGTGCGTGGAAACGAATGACCCGGGCAACGCCGGCACCATCATCCGCATCGCGGACGCCGTAGGCGCGGACGCTGTCATCTTCGCCGGCGACACCGTCGACCCTGAGTCTCCCAAGGTCGTCCGCTCCACCGCAGGCTCGCTCTTCCACATCCCAGTCGCCCGGGATCGCGACATCCGCAGGGTCATCGGCCAGCTTCAGGGCGCAGGCTTATCGACGTTCGCTACAACCATGCACGGCGAACTCAACCTCGCCCAGCCAGGTGATGCCCTTGCCCAGCCCACGGCGTGGCTATTCGGCAACGAGGCGCACGGTCTCGGCGAGGAACTCTTGGATTCCGCCGATCACCGCGTCTCCATCCCGATTCGGGGGAGCGCCGAGTCGTTGAACCTAGCTACCGCCGCGAGTATCTGTCTCTGGGAATCCTCCAAAGCGCTCGGGGAGCACGAGGCTTGA
- a CDS encoding type II toxin-antitoxin system VapC family toxin yields MIILDTNVISDLIANPDGKVARRVAAAADQVCITSITLAELRYGVELLPHGRRRESLEEVISVWAEMLGSELILPFDGNAAEAFGRIRSARRIMDRPITFADAAIAAVSEFHKATLYTGNTKDFEHTGVNLFNPWLD; encoded by the coding sequence GTGATCATTCTCGACACGAACGTGATCTCAGACTTGATTGCCAACCCGGATGGGAAGGTGGCAAGAAGGGTTGCTGCCGCTGCCGATCAGGTGTGCATCACCTCGATCACTTTGGCGGAGCTGCGCTACGGTGTTGAACTTCTCCCCCATGGGCGGCGCAGAGAATCTCTTGAAGAAGTGATCAGCGTTTGGGCAGAAATGCTCGGATCCGAGCTCATTCTTCCGTTCGATGGAAATGCCGCGGAGGCATTCGGGCGAATCCGATCAGCGCGCAGAATCATGGACCGCCCCATCACATTCGCTGATGCTGCGATTGCGGCAGTCAGCGAGTTTCACAAGGCGACGCTATACACGGGCAACACCAAGGATTTCGAGCACACCGGTGTCAACCTCTTCAACCCTTGGCTCGACTAG
- a CDS encoding toxin-antitoxin system, with protein MASIIVRNLDDGVKAKLAERARQNGVSMEAEVRRILSESVGDRNAGQALLDALSETGGFPELTIPAREYDDDRVPFS; from the coding sequence GTGGCATCCATCATCGTGCGAAACTTGGATGACGGCGTAAAGGCCAAGTTGGCCGAACGCGCACGTCAGAATGGTGTCTCAATGGAAGCTGAGGTGCGACGGATTCTGTCTGAGTCCGTGGGAGATCGGAACGCGGGTCAGGCACTACTCGATGCACTGTCGGAAACAGGAGGATTCCCCGAACTCACTATTCCAGCACGGGAATACGATGATGACCGGGTGCCGTTCTCGTGA
- the pheS gene encoding phenylalanine--tRNA ligase subunit alpha gives MSTENPEIELTEESLNRAADKAIAAFEAAADLAALEEAHRAHLGEKSPISLARRSLGQLPKDQRKDAGRFVNVARGKAEKSFSQLRAVREVEHRERQLREETVDVTLPTARAQAGAMHPITALSEQIADIFIGMGWEVAEGPEVEAEYFNFDALNFIPDHPARTLQDTFYIGEEGSKQVLRTHTSPVQVRTMLERDVPIYIACPGRVFRTDELDATHTPVFHQVEGLAVDKGLSMAHLKGTLDHLAKTLFGPETKTRMRTNYFPFTEPSAEVDVWFPNKKGGAGWIEWGGCGMVNPNVLRAVGVDPEVYTGFAFGMGLERTLQFRNGLTDMRDMVEGDVRFTIPFGIQA, from the coding sequence GTGAGCACCGAAAACCCCGAAATTGAACTGACTGAGGAGAGCCTGAACCGGGCTGCAGACAAAGCCATTGCGGCGTTCGAAGCGGCTGCAGATCTTGCTGCGCTCGAGGAGGCGCACCGCGCCCACCTCGGCGAGAAATCCCCGATTTCCCTGGCGCGCCGCTCACTCGGCCAGCTGCCGAAGGATCAGCGCAAGGACGCCGGCCGCTTCGTCAACGTCGCCCGCGGCAAGGCAGAGAAGTCCTTCTCCCAACTTCGAGCGGTGCGAGAAGTTGAACACCGTGAGCGCCAGCTGCGCGAGGAGACCGTGGACGTCACTCTGCCTACCGCCCGCGCACAGGCGGGCGCGATGCACCCGATCACTGCGCTTTCGGAGCAGATCGCCGACATTTTCATCGGCATGGGCTGGGAGGTCGCCGAAGGCCCGGAGGTAGAGGCGGAGTACTTCAACTTCGACGCTTTGAACTTCATCCCGGATCACCCGGCCCGTACCCTGCAGGACACCTTCTACATCGGCGAGGAGGGCTCCAAGCAGGTACTTCGCACCCACACCTCCCCGGTGCAGGTGCGCACCATGCTGGAGCGCGATGTGCCGATCTACATCGCCTGCCCCGGCCGCGTGTTCCGCACTGATGAGCTGGATGCCACGCACACCCCGGTGTTCCACCAGGTGGAGGGCTTGGCAGTGGATAAGGGGCTGTCCATGGCGCACCTCAAGGGCACCCTGGATCACCTAGCCAAGACGCTCTTCGGCCCGGAGACCAAGACCCGCATGCGCACCAACTACTTCCCGTTCACGGAGCCGTCGGCCGAGGTGGATGTGTGGTTCCCGAACAAGAAGGGCGGCGCCGGCTGGATCGAGTGGGGCGGCTGCGGCATGGTCAACCCGAACGTGCTGCGCGCCGTGGGCGTGGACCCGGAGGTGTACACCGGTTTCGCGTTCGGCATGGGGCTTGAGCGCACGCTGCAGTTCCGCAACGGCCTGACGGACATGCGCGACATGGTCGAGGGCGATGTCCGCTTCACCATCCCGTTCGGCATCCAGGCATAA
- the pheT gene encoding phenylalanine--tRNA ligase subunit beta yields the protein MLISKNWITDLLNGAGNSFNPTDEELDAGFVRVGFETEGYQPLPETTGPLVIGRVLEIEELEGFKKPIRYCQVDVGQANGTGEPQGIICGARNFQEGDTVIVSLPGAVLPGGFEIAARETYGHISNGMMASAAELGLTAKSEGIITLADASVQASGLEPGQDAREVLGSDDTVFEVNITPDRGYALSARGLTREIASAFGLDFTDVVEDPSVAGVDVSKVPSISGELLPITLEPSTKAKRFGLRKVEGIDPKAQAPFWMQRALMLSGIRSVNAATDVTNFVMLLTGQPMHAFDADKIAGGLRVHNAQGGEEFETLDHTKRTLLPTDVVISDDNGIQSLAGVMGGTTSEISDETVNVYFEAATWDELTVAKTARHHKLSSEASRRFERGVDPAIVEASLDIACALLVGAAGGTISPQATIVGEVPAREAIELRAGRAGELIGVEYATETVIKRLEEVGCTVERGDAQAGADEVLRVTPPTWRGDLTVPVELIEEVVRLEGLDDIPSVLPTPVGGRGLSPLQRRRRAVTHALAYSGYAEIIPTPFIKNTTFDTWGLEAEDPRRNTVKVQNPLDADYSILATTLLPSMLEAIGRNVARGRHDLAIYSVAQTSVKRADVSPLPSVAARPDEATLAELIDSLPEQHLHAATVAVGQQELDGPFGKGRDYTWADAIQSARVAAAAAGVALDVAAAQQLPWHPGRCAALTVTTAEGEKIIVGYAGELHPQVLEALDLPARTCAMELDLTALPFNQVLPAPMLSSFPAVNQDIALVVEEDVPAEAVRRTIESAAGELLESVALFDVYRSEQLGEGKKSLAFGLVFRAGDKTLTEDEASEARLRAAEAAAKEHNATMRG from the coding sequence ATGCTGATTTCAAAGAACTGGATCACTGACCTGCTCAATGGCGCGGGCAACAGCTTCAACCCGACGGACGAGGAGCTGGATGCCGGCTTCGTGCGCGTCGGCTTCGAAACTGAGGGCTACCAGCCGCTGCCGGAAACCACCGGCCCGCTGGTTATCGGCCGCGTGCTGGAGATTGAGGAGCTCGAGGGCTTCAAAAAGCCGATCCGCTACTGCCAGGTTGACGTCGGCCAGGCGAACGGCACCGGCGAACCGCAGGGGATCATCTGCGGTGCCCGCAACTTCCAAGAGGGCGACACCGTGATCGTCTCCCTCCCGGGCGCTGTCCTCCCGGGCGGGTTCGAGATCGCCGCGCGTGAGACGTACGGCCACATCTCCAACGGCATGATGGCCTCCGCCGCGGAGCTCGGGCTCACTGCGAAGAGCGAGGGCATTATCACGCTTGCCGACGCTTCCGTGCAAGCCTCCGGGCTCGAACCCGGCCAGGATGCCCGCGAGGTGCTCGGCTCCGACGACACTGTCTTCGAGGTCAACATCACCCCGGATCGCGGCTACGCGCTGTCCGCACGCGGCCTGACTCGCGAGATCGCCTCCGCGTTCGGTCTCGACTTCACCGATGTTGTTGAAGACCCCTCCGTTGCTGGGGTGGACGTGAGCAAGGTGCCGTCGATAAGCGGGGAGCTCCTGCCCATCACCCTGGAGCCGTCCACGAAGGCGAAGCGCTTCGGCCTGCGCAAGGTTGAGGGGATCGACCCGAAGGCGCAGGCACCGTTCTGGATGCAGCGCGCGCTGATGCTGTCCGGCATCCGCTCCGTGAACGCGGCGACGGACGTGACAAACTTCGTGATGCTGCTGACGGGCCAGCCGATGCACGCGTTCGACGCGGACAAGATTGCCGGCGGCCTGCGCGTGCACAACGCGCAAGGCGGCGAGGAGTTTGAGACGCTGGACCACACCAAGCGCACCCTGCTGCCGACGGATGTGGTGATCTCGGACGACAACGGCATCCAGTCCCTCGCTGGTGTCATGGGCGGCACCACCTCAGAAATCTCGGATGAGACGGTGAACGTTTACTTCGAGGCCGCGACGTGGGATGAGCTGACCGTGGCCAAGACGGCGCGCCACCACAAGCTCTCCTCGGAGGCGTCGCGCCGCTTCGAGCGCGGCGTGGACCCGGCAATCGTCGAGGCATCGCTGGATATCGCGTGCGCACTGCTTGTCGGCGCCGCCGGGGGCACCATCTCGCCGCAGGCCACCATCGTGGGTGAGGTGCCGGCGCGCGAGGCGATTGAGCTGCGCGCGGGCCGCGCCGGCGAGCTGATCGGCGTGGAGTACGCGACCGAGACCGTGATCAAGCGGCTGGAAGAGGTCGGCTGCACCGTTGAGCGCGGCGATGCGCAGGCTGGTGCGGACGAGGTCCTGCGCGTGACCCCGCCGACCTGGCGCGGCGATCTCACTGTGCCGGTGGAGCTGATCGAAGAGGTCGTGCGCCTCGAGGGCTTGGACGACATCCCGTCTGTCCTGCCCACGCCGGTTGGCGGCCGGGGCTTGAGCCCGCTGCAGCGCCGCCGCCGCGCGGTGACGCACGCGCTGGCGTACTCCGGGTACGCGGAGATCATCCCCACGCCGTTTATAAAGAACACCACCTTTGATACCTGGGGCCTGGAGGCGGAGGACCCGCGCCGCAACACCGTGAAGGTGCAGAACCCGCTGGACGCGGACTACAGCATTTTGGCCACCACGCTGCTGCCGTCCATGCTGGAGGCCATCGGTCGAAACGTTGCTCGCGGCCGCCACGATCTGGCGATCTACTCGGTTGCGCAGACATCTGTGAAGCGCGCAGATGTCTCCCCGCTGCCAAGCGTGGCCGCGCGCCCGGATGAGGCGACGCTGGCGGAGCTCATTGATTCCCTCCCGGAGCAGCACTTGCACGCAGCCACCGTGGCGGTGGGGCAGCAGGAGCTGGACGGCCCGTTTGGCAAGGGCCGCGACTACACCTGGGCGGATGCGATTCAGTCCGCACGCGTGGCCGCTGCGGCCGCCGGTGTGGCCCTAGACGTTGCAGCCGCGCAGCAACTGCCGTGGCACCCGGGCCGCTGTGCCGCGCTGACTGTGACAACCGCAGAAGGCGAGAAGATCATTGTTGGCTATGCGGGCGAGCTACACCCGCAGGTGCTGGAGGCCCTGGACCTTCCGGCCCGCACCTGCGCAATGGAGCTGGACCTTACCGCGCTGCCGTTCAACCAGGTGCTGCCTGCGCCAATGCTGTCTTCCTTCCCGGCAGTGAACCAGGACATCGCGCTTGTGGTGGAAGAGGACGTCCCGGCCGAGGCCGTGCGCCGCACCATCGAGTCCGCCGCCGGCGAGCTGCTGGAGAGCGTGGCACTGTTCGACGTGTATCGCTCGGAGCAGCTGGGTGAAGGGAAGAAGTCGCTCGCATTCGGCCTGGTGTTCCGCGCTGGGGATAAGACCCTCACTGAAGACGAAGCCTCCGAGGCCCGTCTGCGCGCCGCGGAAGCTGCCGCGAAGGAGCACAACGCGACGATGCGAGGGTAA